A genomic segment from Juglans regia cultivar Chandler chromosome 14, Walnut 2.0, whole genome shotgun sequence encodes:
- the LOC109017081 gene encoding probable L-type lectin-domain containing receptor kinase I.5, which translates to MATVLRSLHLLMILYISISPLNFAQDESQFIYNGFNQANLSLDGTAEILPNGLLQLTNSSNQKLGHAFCQLPINFSTISSLSFSTNFVFAMVPREPELGGHGIAFAISPWRSFNATTAAYLGLFNSSNNGLTSNHTLAIELDSVKSPEFEDIDNNHVGIDVNDLRSLESAPATYYSNEERRDISLELISGNPMQLWIDYDEVEKLLNVTLAPIRTPKPNWPLLSRPINLSEIVLESMYVGFSASTGTLASDHYILGWSFNKSGQAQSLDISRLPTLPPRRKRKEKRIVVIRALLIVAVVLLITITGAAYYFRRKKYEEVREDWESQYGTHRFSYKSLYKATKGFKAKEIIGEGGFGKVYRGTLPSNEQIAVKRVSHDSQQGMKEFVAEIISMGRLRHRNLVRLLGYCRRKGELLLIYDYMPHGSLDRFLYSNGRRHLNWLQRFQILKGVASGLLYLHEGWEQIVIHRDIKAGNVLLDAEMNGRLGDFGLARLYDHDTNSQTTLVAGTIGYLAPELTRTGRATTYTDVYAFGAFMLEVACGRKPIERMGMPEELVLVDWVFECWSKGDILRASDPRLEGNYVVVEMVLVLKIGLLCSHVNPVARPSMRRVMQFLNGDADLPNIPYDSASFGTFTSSGTLDFLWSPPSSFVQSSDTSMSSTVSILKSGC; encoded by the coding sequence ATGGCTACAGTTCTTAGATCACTTCATCTTCTGATGATTCTCTATATTTCCATTAGTCCCTTGAACTTCGCTCAAGATGAAAGCCAATTCATCTACAATGGCTTCAATCAAGCCAATCTATCTCTTGATGGAACCGCAGAAATTCTCCCTAATGGTCTATTGCAGCTAACCAACAGTTCCAACCAGAAACTTGGTCATGCTTTTTGCCAACTTCCTATAAATTTCAGCACGATTTcgtctctttcattttctacaaACTTTGTGTTTGCCATGGTTCCTCGAGAACCAGAACTCGGTGGACATGGCATAGCCTTCGCCATCAGTCCCTGGAGGAGCTTTAATGCTACAACGGCTGCATACTTGGGactcttcaattcttcaaataaCGGCCTTACTTCCAACCACACATTGGCCATCGAGCTCGATTCTGTTAAGAGTCCTGAATTTGAAGATATTGACAACAACCATGTGGGAATTGATGTGAATGACCTGAGATCACTTGAATCAGCTCCTGCAACATATTATTCCAATGAAGAAAGGCGGGATATAAGCTTGGAGCTCATAAGTGGGAATCCAATGCAACTTTGGATAGACTATGACGAAGTAGAAAAGTTGTTGAATGTAACACTGGCCCCAATTAGAACCCCAAAACCAAACTGGCCTCTCTTGTCGAGGCCGATTAATCTGTCTGAGATCGTGTTGGAATCCATGTATGTTGGTTTCTCAGCTTCCACAGGTACACTTGCAAGTGACCATTACATTCTTGGATGGAGCTTCAATAAAAGTGGGCAAGCACAAAGCCTCGACATTTCGAGACTCCCTACACTTCCCCCACGCAGGAaacgaaaagagaaaagaatagTAGTGATCCGAGCTCTTCTCATAGTAGCAGTGGTTCTGCTGATAACGATAACTGGAGCTGCTTACTATTTTAGGAGGAAGAAATACGAAGAAGTACGTGAAGATTGGGAAAGTCAGTATGGTACACACAGGTTCAGCTATAAGAGTCTCTACAAGGCAACCAAAGGTTTCAAAGCAAAAGAGATTATTGGAGAAGGAGGTTTTGGAAAGGTTTATAGAGGAACACTTCCTTCTAATGAGCAAATTGCAGTCAAGAGAGTCTCCCATGATTCCCAACAGGGGATGAAGGAATTTGTGGCTGAGATCATTAGCATGGGAAGATTGAGACATAGGAACTTGGTGCGGCTCTTGGGCTATTGTCGGCGCAAGGGAGAACTCCTCTTGATCTATGATTATATGCCCCATGGAAGCCTTGACAGGTTCTTATACAGCAATGGAAGAAGACACCTTAACTGGCTTCAAAGATTTCAAATCCTCAAAGGAGTAGCATCTGGCCTTCTTTACCTCCATGAAGGGTGGGAACAGATTGTTATACACAGAGATATAAAAGCAGGCAATGTCCTATTAGATGCTGAAATGAATGGAAGGCTAGGTGATTTTGGCCTTGCCAGATTATATGACCatgacacaaattcacaaactaCGCTTGTGGCTGGGACTATCGGTTATTTGGCTCCGGAGCTTACTAGAACGGGGAGGGCAACCACTTACACTGATGTGTATGCTTTTGGGGCTTTCATGCTAGAGGTCGCTTGTGGAAGGAAGCCAATAGAGCGAATGGGGATGCCTGAGGAATTAGTTTTGGTTGATTGGGTCTTCGAGTGCTGGAGCAAAGGAGATATCCTCCGTGCTAGTGATCCTAGATTGGAAGGTAATTATGTGGTGGTGGAAATGGTATTGGTTTTGAAAATAGGACTCCTGTGCTCACATGTAAATCCAGTTGCTAGGCCTAGCATGAGGCGAGTGATGCAATTTTTGAATGGCGATGCTGATTTGCCGAATATTCCATATGACAGTGCTTCTTTTGGTACATTCACAAGTAGTGGAACATTAGATTTCTTATGGTCACCTCCGTCATCATTTGTCCAGTCTTCTGATACTTCCATGTCTAGCACCGTTTCCATTCTTAAAAGTGGTTGTTGA